Within Planococcus citri chromosome 2, ihPlaCitr1.1, whole genome shotgun sequence, the genomic segment aaaatgacttgaacccagcggaaatcgtcttcagagagtgttaaaattgaagtgcagatttaattttagctttccatcaacatttgatgaaattttgaggaaatttcaagtttcaaatatctactggatcctccaataattttcaaaaaatcgctggagactccaaaacgacttcaaattcacctgcagtcgacttcgtagagaattgaaattagtttcgagttttaaaaatcttctggagtctccagaactgttaaaaacggtttgaaacacttttcaatcgatttggcaggtcaaaaatagggtatatcccaaatttcagctttctaggttaatttggtaacattttgattttttcccacactttagtcaaaatttgatttttgaaaattcaccaaaaatcgaaaaagtcactCTAGCACTATGGGAATGTTACAGATTTAAAACTTAATAAATTTATCGAACCAAGAAAAGAGTCGCAAGAGTCGCGAAAAGAGTCGCAGCTAAAAGAGTCCGACTCCTCTCAGACTCCTTCATTTACGGAGTCGCTTTTTAGAGTCGCTGACTCTTAAAATCCAGGAGTCGCGCTAATGAGTCGCGGACCAATACCACCTCTACATAAGGCCTCAGCGCAAAACTGGATTGCGACGTTGACAATTCTCTGGTAGGCTGAAGTTTGGATGGCATATTATGGGAAAAGTACATTTTCTCATCGTTTTTGTTTAATTACTCGAAAAATTTAATGAGCACATAGGTATTTTACGGGTGAAAAACAATCTACATTTCATGCCCTACAATCGTAGACCTAAATTTGAAACTTTCCCTTCAATGCGTCGATAGATATGAAAGTTAAAGCTCTGTGCGCGCCAGTACTACGCTTTTAAATTGGAATAGAATggaattttgagtgaatacatgGATTTTTGAGGATGGAAAAATGATGTGAATGAATCGTAGATCACTTTTCTATTCTCAAATAACCTTTAACTCTCTCAAAATTGCATTCTATTCAGATTTAAACATCGGGTACACATAACACTGACTGATAACACATTGTCAACTGTTAAGTTGAATTAAATCCCAGCCTTTTCAAAACTACTCGCAATAACTACGATCAGTAATCGAAATTCATCTACGTACCTTATTATTGAATAAGAAATAACACGAATCGGCGAATTTTCAACTACTATGACTTGAAAAACACTTTGAAATAGAATGTACTTCTGTAAGATCCGATCCTGTGTTCATTCAAATTACACATAAAATATGCGTGATGATATTGAAAACGAAACAACTGACAGTAATTATTGATTGAGTAAAACTGATATTTGATCATTGGAAGATGCACTGTAATATTTTAGATCATATTTCCTGAAGCGATTCAAAGTAAGGAAGAATGCTGAACACAGAATTTCAACTAACAGATTCGGATCAGTTTAGTTTTAAGTTTGATTGAAATGATCATTACACGCGAAGATCAATCACAGCTGAATTAATGTACTTACTTAAAGGACATTGAAACTATTAGCGCATTCACTGATGATATTAAAACTGATTTACGAAATTACTTATGCCTTAATCCAGTTTCTGGTGCAGGAACTGGTAGAAACCCAACAATACAGATTCGTTGTACGAAGAGTACTGATTCAAACAAGCTAGCCGATGAATTAATTATAGTTTAGTTGACTGTTGATGAATAAGATACCGAAacaattactcaaaattatttatttaattattaatcgCGAGAAACACTAACTTACACTAACGAGATACCGGCATATTTCATCTTAtgggaacttgaaaattgaatatttcggccacccattattataattttttttgcaatatggAGCACAACACTTAAAAAGGCATTTAGAACAATTTTAAAGAATAAATTCAATCAAATAAcgcgaaaataattcaaattaaaacTCATTTTCTTCTCAATTCCCACCAAACTCCATACTAACTACCATACACAAATGATAACGTTCAGCCCACACCCTGTTGCCAAGTTTTTCTGCGCTGAGGCCTTGTGTAGAGGTGGTATTGCGCGGACTCCTAAAATCAAAGAGTCGCCCCAGCTCTGCTACCATCCcttttccccgttgcctgcagtTGGATGTCTTACCCGGAGGGCACAGGTATAGTGTCTATAATtgcaaattatgtaaaaaacatgcatttttcaattttcaatttttaatgtataTTCCTCTATAATGATTTTGCTCAAGTCATTAGTCATTAATTACGTAATTTATtgcatttatttataaaaagacatcttttcattttgttttgggGTTTTTCCGTTTTGGTATGCAATCtttgcccaaaaatgaaaaagttgttatGCCATGCTGTTCTCTCAGTAGCTCTACAGAAGTACTGTCGGTACATCGccttttttctaatgaaaataataaaatatgtacaataacaaaaatttggtcaaaaactgactgcaacagttgaaaaaataaaacaagtttgtatttaaaaaaacacatgttTTAAGATTTAAATACCTagcatattttaattttaaacttttttttgtttaaaactcgACGTTGTTTTaaatattgtgttttttaaaaaatccgaaCTCTTGTCTGCACTTCTGCAGTTTCCTTGCTTATTGCTGCAGTCCATATTCTCCGTTGAAATTTAGGTTGAGTGAACAGTAAAGTTAAACTTTAGTAAATTTATCTAcctacttcgaaaaaaaaagtcaagacaGAAGAGCACATTATGTGATGGATGTGTTATGTTTAATTATAGTAATATTGTATTTCGTCcattaagtatttttaaaataaaaataaaatcaaatttcgttctacatattaaaaataaaaataaaataaaaagtataaGTAAGTGAGTGTTCTTGGACTCGAATAGCCTCGAACACGTCCGATGTTACACGAGGGAAAGTGGCACTTGGATTAGCTCCATAGACTCTCTCATCTGTCAAATCGTCAACATCATTTTATCAATTCAGTGTTTTTCTTCACTGACTTCGCCGGATTTTTAGAATAACTGCGTGAAACTCATTCTGTATGAACGATCAAAATGAGTGGCAATTCGAATAATAGCAGTTCATCTACAGCGAATTATGGTACAACAATATCTATAGAGTCGTTGAAAGTGATCGCTGAAAGCGTTGGAATACCGAACTTATCGGATGAATGTGGCAAAGAATTATCCGAAGATATTACATTCAAACTGAAACATATCATTCAAGTAAGAATTGAATAATACCTGTGTAGAATAAACAATGTATTATATCAAATATCTGATGCTTATTGTGTTCAGGATGCAATGAAATTTATGACGCATTCAAGAAGAATCAGAGCAATGCCTTGTGATATTGATAATGCTCTCGTTTTGAATAATATTGAGGTAAATGTCTTCCATAATTTATTCAGCTGTACATTTGCACCATATCGATGTTTATTTTTAgtatattatcattatttttttcttatagcCATTGTACGGGTTCAGTTCAGCGGAACATATTCCATTTCGTTTTGCTTCTGGCGGAGGACGCGAGTTGCACTACACCGAAGATAAAGAAATGGATCTCACTGATATTGTCTACAACACCAATATAAAATTCCCTCTAGAAACCGCTGTTAGATGTAAGTATAATGGTATTGGAGGAAAATTATTCTGTGCGGGAAAAGTATTTAATAGATGATCATGTTTCGCAGCTCACTGGTTAGTAATCGATGGAGTACAGCCAACGATACCAGAAAATCCGCCGCCAGTTTCCAAAGACGAGCAAAAATTAGAGAGTGTCAATCCGGTTGCTAATttgaagaagaaagaaaatgagAAGGAGGCGCATGGAAAACCAGCAACTGGGTTGGTAGAACTAATTAAAATGAACCGATATTCGCTTCGTGTTTGGATCGTCTAATGTTgctttcattttagaaaaatgcataaattgaaaaacgtcGAAACAGTCCATGTGAAGCAATTAGCTACTCACGAATTATCTGTTGAGCAACAGTTATATTATAAAGAAATTACCGAAGCTTGTGTGGGATCTGATGAAATCCGAAgaacggtattttttttctctttccctATAATGTATATTTGTATAACCatcgataattttcattcgtATTGTTCAttgctgtattaaaattttgcagGAAGCTTTACAAAGTTTGGCCAATGATCCTGGATTACACGCGATGCTTCCACGTATGTGTACGTTCATTGCAGAAGGCGTTAAAGTTAACGTAGTTCAGCATAATTTAGCTTTGTTGATTTATCTCATGCGTATGGTGAAATCTCTTTTTGATAACCCTACATTATATTTGGAGAAATACGTAagcataaatttttgttctgctgaacttgataattttacgaatattaatttaaaatgtatCATTTATAGCTTCATGAATTGATACCATCGGTTCTAACGTGTGTTCTGAGTAAACAATTATGCTTAAGGCCAGATCAAGATAATCATTGGGCACTTCGAGATTTCGCATCACGCATCATCTCGCAAATCAGTAAAACTTTCAATACATCTGTAAATAATATTCAATGCCGTATTACCCGACTCTTTTCGGATGCTATAAACAATGATTCTTCTCATTTGCCTACTGTTTATGGCGCTATTCAAGGTACTGCGTACTTTCATTTAAGTACGAAACaaaatgttttaatattttattttgaaatttacttatcTGGTTAAATTTCTAAATTAGGCTTAGCTGAATTAGGACCACAACTTGTGAAACTATACGTATTACCGAGGGTGAAAGCATTATTAGCTCGACTTGACGGCGTTCTTGAACGGAGTACGCCTAATAATGCAGATAGAATAGCGGCGTCGCAGATAAAGAATTTACTAATTGTGAGTATTCGCCTACTCTTGagtttatttgatcaattttctatCAGAATCTGAAATGATGTAATTATTTTATCAGAATCTGAAatgatgtaattattttttattttcagaaagtaCTAGCTCCGGTTTTAAAAACGGGCCCGCTTGATGCTGATGAATATAGAAAGGAATACGGTTCTTTGGGACCTAGTTTATACAACGCTGTATCGAAAGCTCGTGCATCATCGAATGTTTAATCTGCCTTTCTTCCATCGGGATGTCTAGCTAGGTAACAAATTTCACGAAATTCCTTGTTTTTAAAACATCTTACAGGCGATACAGGCgatataatattaatttttatttttttcattgtactcgtatttcgctGTTTGTTTGGAATTTACCAGCACGAATGATCTTCgccatatatatatatttttaattatgtgaATGTGATTCATGAATTAATGTTTAATGTGTACGATATGAAATTAGGATTAGATTAATATAAGTACTATTTTTTCTAAGATCacatttttgtttgtatttttgtagaattaaaattgcatttctgttgttattattttcatttttgttgctgCGTTTCTCTCAGTGTGTTACATTGCACTGCATCATTTGTAATCGTATTTCTTTCaattatatacgagtattttgatcGCATATTCCGAATGCTCACCGCAAAATTTGTATCGCCTCGATTTTCACATCAATTTAGGTcaatgaaatattaattaaataagttaatttgttcaaattcaaatcatttaaAGCATAATAATATAGCGAATCAGCTaagttttttgtgatttgtcATATTGCTACGTGGATTTGGTCTTTCTTAACTGGTCAACCGAAGATAAAAATTGAGCTAATTCACGTTCATTTTACCTTAAACAacgtacctaattaattaaaattcgaacaaattgacttggtaaaatttcggtttttttctcatttctgaccTAAAGattcttaaaattaattttgaaaaaataaatgaaaaaatgcgcTTTAGAACTAAACATTTTGACTGATGGAGTGATGGTGATGTTCATtattttgcatgctcttttggTCATTCAGTCTGACtttttgtccggttcaaaaattgtcatgcaAGTTGGGATACCTCTCTCATAAGACAAAATATTTATCCTCAAAGACAGTGGGTGATTTTCTTGTTAAATAAATTAGGAACCGTACAATTTCACCAATGGAAACCTTTTTCCATCTGAAATAAAACAAATGATTCCAATTTCAatcgatttattgaaaattacatccGGAAAATGCTAAtaataaacaacaacaacaacaataaatacAACAAGACGAACAGTTGAATAATAACAAAACAGGAAGTTAAGAAAACATACTTACAAAGTAGGTAcactataaaaataaaacacaggcaattgaaaacaatttgaatagaacagaaaaaaatatttcaattttgtacatttCAGATGTGTTTGATAcgtcaattattttaaatagcAATtcctctgaaatcaaaaaatgaaacgtttaaatgaagaaattttcaaacctatGTTATCACAGCAAAAACGATAATTCATTAATTCACCCAGACAAAAACTGCATATCTCGAATTACAcgtaaattattaaattcgtaaATTAATGCTTCTATTTCATTAATATGATTCAAATCAATCTCAACCACCTTATTGTATATTTTAGACAAACTCTCGTCAAATGCTCCTTCCAAACCATGTCTATCTTCCAATTcactgacaatttttaaaagatcaaGCAAACCAGTCAAAATACTGGTTTGAATCAAATCTTCCTTCAGATGAGAAGATCCGCATTTCTCCAAATTACTACTCAAGCAACTCATCAACGAAACCAGTAACCGATTATCAAACAGAATATGATTTTTAGACTTGAGCTCAGGCAAATCTTTGATAATCTGAACGGCAAATTTGATATTAACGTCAGGTTCCTTCGAATTCTGTTCATTTCCAAGGGTGAGAAGTCGATTTGTCAGTTTATTAACGAAATATTTGAACTGATCAACTTGTTTCGAGTCAAATTCATCATCTTGAAGAATATTCCAATCAGATATCGCTCTATATATCATTGAAATCTCCACgagagtgtaatttttacacgAAGCATCTAGACTAAAAAGACTGACCAGGAAATTCTTCAACAAGTTCCGTTcatctggtgtccatttttcTTTACTCAGAATGTCCAGTATTGAAAAAGCATCGAATATTTCAGCGACGCTTCTAGAAGTAAACACACTGCATATTTCGGTGcctttttcagcaagtttgataacgaaatatttgaagtttttcaacTGATTATCGTTCCATTTCTCGctatcaaaaatgttgaatttacaCACAGAGTTTAAACCGACGGAAATTTCTTGAGGACTAAATTTATCAACGATAGCACTTCCACGAGTTACAGAATTGACGATAAAATCTCGAGCTGCTTGTATCCCAACAATATTCCACTTACTTAGGGCATTCAAGCTATTAACAACTGTTTGCGAATTGAATTCACCGGAAATTGAATTCCCTTGTTTGACCAGTTCTGCAATAAATTCCATAGCCCCTTCCAATTCCTCGACGTTCCATTTGGAGAGGGCATTTAAGCAATTACTGACATTCTGGCCATCAAATCCGGTGATCGTTGAACTTCCATGTTTAATTAAACGAACGATGAATTCTCTAGTTCCTTCGAGCTCGTCGATTTCCCACTTTGACAGAGCATTCAGAATATTAGCAGTCGCTTGAGCATTGAATTCGTCAATTGAGGAATTTCCATGCTTCAAAAGTTCAATGATAAACTCTCTGGCTCCTTCGAATTCGTCAATATTCCATTTACTGAGAGAGTTCAAGCTGTTGGCGATACGCCGTGAAGTGAAGCTATTGATTAACAAACGACCGCGTTTTATCAATCGAGCAATAAATTCTCTGGTTCTTTCTATTTCGTCAATGTCCCATTTGGAAAGAGCATTTAAAGAGCTAGAAATATTCAACGAGTCGAATGTATCAGCTGTTACAATTCCATTTGTGACCAATTGTTCGATGAAATATTTACTTCCTTCCAACTCGCGAATATTCCATTTTGACAACGCGTTCAAACTATTACCAATTGCTTGAGGATCAAAACCACAGGCTGTTAAGCTTCCTCGTTTTATTAATCGAACAATGAACTCTTTGGAACCTTGTAATTCATAAATATTCCATTTGCAAAACGCATTCAAACTGTTAGTGATATTTTGGTTACTGAACGTATCGATGATAGAGTTTCCATACTTGACCAACGAAACAATAAAACCTCTAGCGTCTTGCATCTCTTCGATGTTCCATTTGGACAGTGCGTTCCAACTTAGTGCCATCTCCACAGAATTGAAGTTATTCGCCACCAAAGTTCCTCGTTTCATTAAGAGAATCGCGAACTTCTTGGCTCCTGTAAATTCTTCGATCTTCCATTTGGACATTGCGTTCAAGGTTCTGGCGATACTCGAAGAAGTGAATGTATCACTCGTTGAACTTCCTCGTTCAAGCAGCAGTTCGATGAATTCTCTAGCACCTTCGAAATCACTTATATTCCAACAGGACAAAGCACTTAGGCTGTTTGTGACAGCTAAAGAATTGAACTGATGAATAACTTTAATGCCTTGTTTTACTAAACAACCGATGAATTTCTTAGACCCTTCAAGCTTGTCAATATTCCATTTCGATAGAGCACTTAGACAAATAGTGATACTTAGATGATCAAATCGATCAGCTGTTTCATTCTCCAGTATCCAAGTTCCTCGACGTATCAAACCATTGATTACAGATCTAAATAAATCAATCTTGGCTATTTTCCGGTCATTAATTTGAACACGACCTTCCCATACATTGCTATTCAACACATTCCATTTGGCAAACGCgttcaaaataatatcaatCTGCCGAGAactaaatttagaaaaaaatcgactacTTGGATCTAATAACTGGTCTCCTTTTCCAGTCAATCTAACGATTAACCGTTTGAAATTTTCGCGATATTCAGGACTCCATTCAGTACTGAAAACATTGAGTTTCAATAAATTAGTGAACGTGCAGGAAATTCCAGTTGCCTCCATTCTGCCCAAAGAATCGAAACGCAAGAGCCATTCTTCCACCAAATTACCAATTTCCTCGGCCAAGTTTTCGTCTTTAATCGTAAAGTTTAGCTGCTTGGAGAAATCAGCGTGTCTTCTGAAGTATGGGTATCTCTTTTCGTTACTTCCCGCGTGCATGTAACgtaatttcttggaaaaattagcGTTATTTGACAAGCTAAGGAATGCCTGTTTCACATTGGAATTAGTACAATG encodes:
- the Taf6 gene encoding transcription initiation factor TFIID subunit 6, which gives rise to MSGNSNNSSSSTANYGTTISIESLKVIAESVGIPNLSDECGKELSEDITFKLKHIIQDAMKFMTHSRRIRAMPCDIDNALVLNNIEPLYGFSSAEHIPFRFASGGGRELHYTEDKEMDLTDIVYNTNIKFPLETAVRSHWLVIDGVQPTIPENPPPVSKDEQKLESVNPVANLKKKENEKEAHGKPATGKMHKLKNVETVHVKQLATHELSVEQQLYYKEITEACVGSDEIRRTEALQSLANDPGLHAMLPRMCTFIAEGVKVNVVQHNLALLIYLMRMVKSLFDNPTLYLEKYLHELIPSVLTCVLSKQLCLRPDQDNHWALRDFASRIISQISKTFNTSVNNIQCRITRLFSDAINNDSSHLPTVYGAIQGLAELGPQLVKLYVLPRVKALLARLDGVLERSTPNNADRIAASQIKNLLIKVLAPVLKTGPLDADEYRKEYGSLGPSLYNAVSKARASSNV
- the LOC135836621 gene encoding uncharacterized protein LOC135836621, coding for MFSICKSNAHLSKQLYYFHGGNAIKIFPNFGGCNYFSEKSYHMQETETTVISSSQDHIDFPKLVHCTNSNVKQAFLSLSNNANFSKKLRYMHAGSNEKRYPYFRRHADFSKQLNFTIKDENLAEEIGNLVEEWLLRFDSLGRMEATGISCTFTNLLKLNVFSTEWSPEYRENFKRLIVRLTGKGDQLLDPSSRFFSKFSSRQIDIILNAFAKWNVLNSNVWEGRVQINDRKIAKIDLFRSVINGLIRRGTWILENETADRFDHLSITICLSALSKWNIDKLEGSKKFIGCLVKQGIKVIHQFNSLAVTNSLSALSCWNISDFEGAREFIELLLERGSSTSDTFTSSSIARTLNAMSKWKIEEFTGAKKFAILLMKRGTLVANNFNSVEMALSWNALSKWNIEEMQDARGFIVSLVKYGNSIIDTFSNQNITNSLNAFCKWNIYELQGSKEFIVRLIKRGSLTACGFDPQAIGNSLNALSKWNIRELEGSKYFIEQLVTNGIVTADTFDSLNISSSLNALSKWDIDEIERTREFIARLIKRGRLLINSFTSRRIANSLNSLSKWNIDEFEGAREFIIELLKHGNSSIDEFNAQATANILNALSKWEIDELEGTREFIVRLIKHGSSTITGFDGQNVSNCLNALSKWNVEELEGAMEFIAELVKQGNSISGEFNSQTVVNSLNALSKWNIVGIQAARDFIVNSVTRGSAIVDKFSPQEISVGLNSVCKFNIFDSEKWNDNQLKNFKYFVIKLAEKGTEICSVFTSRSVAEIFDAFSILDILSKEKWTPDERNLLKNFLVSLFSLDASCKNYTLVEISMIYRAISDWNILQDDEFDSKQVDQFKYFVNKLTNRLLTLGNEQNSKEPDVNIKFAVQIIKDLPELKSKNHILFDNRLLVSLMSCLSSNLEKCGSSHLKEDLIQTSILTGLLDLLKIVSELEDRHGLEGAFDESLSKIYNKVVEIDLNHINEIEALIYEFNNLRVIRDMQFLSG